A portion of the Ricinus communis isolate WT05 ecotype wild-type chromosome 10, ASM1957865v1, whole genome shotgun sequence genome contains these proteins:
- the LOC8262016 gene encoding uncharacterized protein LOC8262016 isoform X3, translating into MNQGFWMAKGAAAINDGEINYDNSSRIELKRSHQWFMDGPEAELFSNKKQAVGVPTNNLFTGMLNSNISSWGDASGFQSISAHLSERLFDSEPAKTANFDDRSIPSLSSEKVNMGRKVDEDPFGNDSSFGLSMSHTLEDPRSSLNYGGIRKVKVSQVKESENIMPVSLENDYNRVDCNNTMSTSHTYDHTDESTKSMDLAYNKGNGNIMSMGETYDRESNIFISMGQPYNKGDDSMSAYKENNNAMAIHHTFSNDDNHLISMGQSYKPDENTISMGHLFNKGNDSTALMGQIYNKGDNNNFSIVQGYNKGESTIISFGGYDDDDANPSGRLISTYDMLMAQSSLQSSEVINENEVITSNVDALLSATHTTASGIENAKKKEDLKTCKKVPSNNFPSNVRSLLSTGMLDGVPVKYIAWSREKELRGVIKGSGYLCGCQTCNFSKVINAYEFERHADCKTKHPNNHIYFENGKTVYGIVQELRSIPQNMLFEVIQTITGSPINQKSFRLWKESFLAATRELQRIYGKDEGKPL; encoded by the exons ATG AATCAAGGTTTTTGGATGGCAAAAGGTGCTGCTGCAATAAATGATGGTGAGATTAATTATGATAATTCATCTAGAATTGAGCTGAAGCGCTCTCATCAGTGGTTTATGGATGGTCCTGAGGCAGAGCTATTTTCCAACAAGAAACAGGCAGTGGGAGTTCCAACCAACAATTTATTTACAggaatgctaaattcaaacattTCTTCATGGGGAGATGCTTCTGGTTTTCAGTCTATCTCTGCCCATTTGTCTGAACGGTTATTTGATTCTGAGCCAGCAAAAACTGCCAATTTTGATGACAGAAGCATTCCATCGCTTAGCTCTGAAAAAGTTAACATGGGAAGGAAGGTAGATGAGGATCCATTTGGGAACGATTCCTCATTTGGTTTATCTATGTCACACACATTGGAAGATCCTAGatcaagtttaaattatgGTGGCATTAGAAAAGTGAAAGTTAGCCAGGTCAAGGAATCTGAGAATATCATGCCTGTCTCATTAGAAAATGATTACAATAGGGTTGATTGCAATAATACTATGTCAACATCCCACACCTATGACCATACAGATGAAAGTACTAAATCGATGGATCTTGCTTATAACAAAGGGAATGGCAACATCATGTCTATGGGTGAAACGTATGACAGGGAGAGTAACATTTTCATTTCAATGGGACAACCCTATAATAAGGGAGATGACAGCATGTCAGCATACAAAGAGAATAACAATGCCATGGCAATACACCACACCTTTAGTAACGATGACAATCATCTTATATCTATGGGTCAATCCTATAAGCCAGATGAAAATACAATATCAATGGGGCATCTCTTCAATAAAGGGAATGATAGCACTGCTTTAATGGGTCAAATCTACAACAAAGGTGATAACAACAATTTTTCAATTGTTCAGGGTTATAATAAAGGAGAGAGCACTATAATATCCTTTGGTGgctatgatgatgatgatgcaaACCCCTCTGGGAGGCTCATATCCACTTATGACATGTTGATGGCTCAATCTTCTCTTCAAAGTTCAGAAGTAATAAATGAGAACGAAGTCATCACCTCAAATGTGGATGCACTTCTATCTGCTACGCATACAACTGCCTCTGGAATTGAAAATGCTAAGAAGAAAGAGGACTTAAAAACGTGTAAGAAGGTTCCTTCTAACAACTTCCCTTCAAATGTCAGAAGTTTGCTATCCACTGGTATGCTGGATGGGGTTCCTGTAAAGTATATAGCATGGTCACGGGag AAGGAGCTCCGTGGTGTTATAAAAGGTTCTGGATATTTATGTGGCTGTCAGACATGCAATTTCTCTAAG gTAATTAATGCTTATGAATTTGAGCGACATGCGGATTGCAAAACAAAGCACCCCAATAATCAcatatattttgagaatgggAAGACTGTTTATGGCATTGTCCAAGAGCTAAGAAGCATACCTCAGAATATGCTGTTTGAAGTTATTCAGACGATTACTGGATCACCTATTAACCAGAAGTCCTTTCGTCTTTGGAAAG AATCATTTCTAGCTGCAACACGTGAACTTCAACGCATTTATGGTAAAGATGAAGGAAAACCATTATAA
- the LOC8262016 gene encoding uncharacterized protein LOC8262016 isoform X1: MSFQNQGFWMAKGAAAINDGEINYDNSSRIELKRSHQWFMDGPEAELFSNKKQAVGVPTNNLFTGMLNSNISSWGDASGFQSISAHLSERLFDSEPAKTANFDDRSIPSLSSEKVNMGRKVDEDPFGNDSSFGLSMSHTLEDPRSSLNYGGIRKVKVSQVKESENIMPVSLENDYNRVDCNNTMSTSHTYDHTDESTKSMDLAYNKGNGNIMSMGETYDRESNIFISMGQPYNKGDDSMSAYKENNNAMAIHHTFSNDDNHLISMGQSYKPDENTISMGHLFNKGNDSTALMGQIYNKGDNNNFSIVQGYNKGESTIISFGGYDDDDANPSGRLISTYDMLMAQSSLQSSEVINENEVITSNVDALLSATHTTASGIENAKKKEDLKTCKKVPSNNFPSNVRSLLSTGMLDGVPVKYIAWSREKELRGVIKGSGYLCGCQTCNFSKVINAYEFERHADCKTKHPNNHIYFENGKTVYGIVQELRSIPQNMLFEVIQTITGSPINQKSFRLWKESFLAATRELQRIYGKDEGKPL, encoded by the exons ATG TCTTTCCAGAATCAAGGTTTTTGGATGGCAAAAGGTGCTGCTGCAATAAATGATGGTGAGATTAATTATGATAATTCATCTAGAATTGAGCTGAAGCGCTCTCATCAGTGGTTTATGGATGGTCCTGAGGCAGAGCTATTTTCCAACAAGAAACAGGCAGTGGGAGTTCCAACCAACAATTTATTTACAggaatgctaaattcaaacattTCTTCATGGGGAGATGCTTCTGGTTTTCAGTCTATCTCTGCCCATTTGTCTGAACGGTTATTTGATTCTGAGCCAGCAAAAACTGCCAATTTTGATGACAGAAGCATTCCATCGCTTAGCTCTGAAAAAGTTAACATGGGAAGGAAGGTAGATGAGGATCCATTTGGGAACGATTCCTCATTTGGTTTATCTATGTCACACACATTGGAAGATCCTAGatcaagtttaaattatgGTGGCATTAGAAAAGTGAAAGTTAGCCAGGTCAAGGAATCTGAGAATATCATGCCTGTCTCATTAGAAAATGATTACAATAGGGTTGATTGCAATAATACTATGTCAACATCCCACACCTATGACCATACAGATGAAAGTACTAAATCGATGGATCTTGCTTATAACAAAGGGAATGGCAACATCATGTCTATGGGTGAAACGTATGACAGGGAGAGTAACATTTTCATTTCAATGGGACAACCCTATAATAAGGGAGATGACAGCATGTCAGCATACAAAGAGAATAACAATGCCATGGCAATACACCACACCTTTAGTAACGATGACAATCATCTTATATCTATGGGTCAATCCTATAAGCCAGATGAAAATACAATATCAATGGGGCATCTCTTCAATAAAGGGAATGATAGCACTGCTTTAATGGGTCAAATCTACAACAAAGGTGATAACAACAATTTTTCAATTGTTCAGGGTTATAATAAAGGAGAGAGCACTATAATATCCTTTGGTGgctatgatgatgatgatgcaaACCCCTCTGGGAGGCTCATATCCACTTATGACATGTTGATGGCTCAATCTTCTCTTCAAAGTTCAGAAGTAATAAATGAGAACGAAGTCATCACCTCAAATGTGGATGCACTTCTATCTGCTACGCATACAACTGCCTCTGGAATTGAAAATGCTAAGAAGAAAGAGGACTTAAAAACGTGTAAGAAGGTTCCTTCTAACAACTTCCCTTCAAATGTCAGAAGTTTGCTATCCACTGGTATGCTGGATGGGGTTCCTGTAAAGTATATAGCATGGTCACGGGag AAGGAGCTCCGTGGTGTTATAAAAGGTTCTGGATATTTATGTGGCTGTCAGACATGCAATTTCTCTAAG gTAATTAATGCTTATGAATTTGAGCGACATGCGGATTGCAAAACAAAGCACCCCAATAATCAcatatattttgagaatgggAAGACTGTTTATGGCATTGTCCAAGAGCTAAGAAGCATACCTCAGAATATGCTGTTTGAAGTTATTCAGACGATTACTGGATCACCTATTAACCAGAAGTCCTTTCGTCTTTGGAAAG AATCATTTCTAGCTGCAACACGTGAACTTCAACGCATTTATGGTAAAGATGAAGGAAAACCATTATAA
- the LOC8262016 gene encoding uncharacterized protein LOC8262016 isoform X2, whose protein sequence is MSFQNQGFWMAKGAAAINDGEINYDNSSRIELKRSHQWFMDGPEAELFSNKKQAVGVPTNNLFTGMLNSNISSWGDASGFQSISAHLSERLFDSEPAKTANFDDRSIPSLSSEKVNMGRKVDEDPFGNDSSFGLSMSHTLEDPRSSLNYGGIRKVKVSQVKESENIMPVSLENDYNRVDCNNTMSTSHTYDHTDESTKSMDLAYNKGNGNIMSMGETYDRESNIFISMGQPYNKGDDSMSAYKENNNAMAIHHTFSNDDNHLISMGQSYKPDENTISMGHLFNKGNDSTALMGQIYNKGDNNNFSIVQGYNKGESTIISFGGYDDDDANPSGRLISTYDMLMAQSSLQSSEVINENEVITSNVDALLSATHTTASGIENAKKKEDLKTCKKVPSNNFPSNVRSLLSTGMLDGVPVKYIAWSREELRGVIKGSGYLCGCQTCNFSKVINAYEFERHADCKTKHPNNHIYFENGKTVYGIVQELRSIPQNMLFEVIQTITGSPINQKSFRLWKESFLAATRELQRIYGKDEGKPL, encoded by the exons ATG TCTTTCCAGAATCAAGGTTTTTGGATGGCAAAAGGTGCTGCTGCAATAAATGATGGTGAGATTAATTATGATAATTCATCTAGAATTGAGCTGAAGCGCTCTCATCAGTGGTTTATGGATGGTCCTGAGGCAGAGCTATTTTCCAACAAGAAACAGGCAGTGGGAGTTCCAACCAACAATTTATTTACAggaatgctaaattcaaacattTCTTCATGGGGAGATGCTTCTGGTTTTCAGTCTATCTCTGCCCATTTGTCTGAACGGTTATTTGATTCTGAGCCAGCAAAAACTGCCAATTTTGATGACAGAAGCATTCCATCGCTTAGCTCTGAAAAAGTTAACATGGGAAGGAAGGTAGATGAGGATCCATTTGGGAACGATTCCTCATTTGGTTTATCTATGTCACACACATTGGAAGATCCTAGatcaagtttaaattatgGTGGCATTAGAAAAGTGAAAGTTAGCCAGGTCAAGGAATCTGAGAATATCATGCCTGTCTCATTAGAAAATGATTACAATAGGGTTGATTGCAATAATACTATGTCAACATCCCACACCTATGACCATACAGATGAAAGTACTAAATCGATGGATCTTGCTTATAACAAAGGGAATGGCAACATCATGTCTATGGGTGAAACGTATGACAGGGAGAGTAACATTTTCATTTCAATGGGACAACCCTATAATAAGGGAGATGACAGCATGTCAGCATACAAAGAGAATAACAATGCCATGGCAATACACCACACCTTTAGTAACGATGACAATCATCTTATATCTATGGGTCAATCCTATAAGCCAGATGAAAATACAATATCAATGGGGCATCTCTTCAATAAAGGGAATGATAGCACTGCTTTAATGGGTCAAATCTACAACAAAGGTGATAACAACAATTTTTCAATTGTTCAGGGTTATAATAAAGGAGAGAGCACTATAATATCCTTTGGTGgctatgatgatgatgatgcaaACCCCTCTGGGAGGCTCATATCCACTTATGACATGTTGATGGCTCAATCTTCTCTTCAAAGTTCAGAAGTAATAAATGAGAACGAAGTCATCACCTCAAATGTGGATGCACTTCTATCTGCTACGCATACAACTGCCTCTGGAATTGAAAATGCTAAGAAGAAAGAGGACTTAAAAACGTGTAAGAAGGTTCCTTCTAACAACTTCCCTTCAAATGTCAGAAGTTTGCTATCCACTGGTATGCTGGATGGGGTTCCTGTAAAGTATATAGCATGGTCACGGGag GAGCTCCGTGGTGTTATAAAAGGTTCTGGATATTTATGTGGCTGTCAGACATGCAATTTCTCTAAG gTAATTAATGCTTATGAATTTGAGCGACATGCGGATTGCAAAACAAAGCACCCCAATAATCAcatatattttgagaatgggAAGACTGTTTATGGCATTGTCCAAGAGCTAAGAAGCATACCTCAGAATATGCTGTTTGAAGTTATTCAGACGATTACTGGATCACCTATTAACCAGAAGTCCTTTCGTCTTTGGAAAG AATCATTTCTAGCTGCAACACGTGAACTTCAACGCATTTATGGTAAAGATGAAGGAAAACCATTATAA
- the LOC8262016 gene encoding uncharacterized protein LOC8262016 isoform X4, which yields MAKGAAAINDGEINYDNSSRIELKRSHQWFMDGPEAELFSNKKQAVGVPTNNLFTGMLNSNISSWGDASGFQSISAHLSERLFDSEPAKTANFDDRSIPSLSSEKVNMGRKVDEDPFGNDSSFGLSMSHTLEDPRSSLNYGGIRKVKVSQVKESENIMPVSLENDYNRVDCNNTMSTSHTYDHTDESTKSMDLAYNKGNGNIMSMGETYDRESNIFISMGQPYNKGDDSMSAYKENNNAMAIHHTFSNDDNHLISMGQSYKPDENTISMGHLFNKGNDSTALMGQIYNKGDNNNFSIVQGYNKGESTIISFGGYDDDDANPSGRLISTYDMLMAQSSLQSSEVINENEVITSNVDALLSATHTTASGIENAKKKEDLKTCKKVPSNNFPSNVRSLLSTGMLDGVPVKYIAWSREKELRGVIKGSGYLCGCQTCNFSKVINAYEFERHADCKTKHPNNHIYFENGKTVYGIVQELRSIPQNMLFEVIQTITGSPINQKSFRLWKESFLAATRELQRIYGKDEGKPL from the exons ATGGCAAAAGGTGCTGCTGCAATAAATGATGGTGAGATTAATTATGATAATTCATCTAGAATTGAGCTGAAGCGCTCTCATCAGTGGTTTATGGATGGTCCTGAGGCAGAGCTATTTTCCAACAAGAAACAGGCAGTGGGAGTTCCAACCAACAATTTATTTACAggaatgctaaattcaaacattTCTTCATGGGGAGATGCTTCTGGTTTTCAGTCTATCTCTGCCCATTTGTCTGAACGGTTATTTGATTCTGAGCCAGCAAAAACTGCCAATTTTGATGACAGAAGCATTCCATCGCTTAGCTCTGAAAAAGTTAACATGGGAAGGAAGGTAGATGAGGATCCATTTGGGAACGATTCCTCATTTGGTTTATCTATGTCACACACATTGGAAGATCCTAGatcaagtttaaattatgGTGGCATTAGAAAAGTGAAAGTTAGCCAGGTCAAGGAATCTGAGAATATCATGCCTGTCTCATTAGAAAATGATTACAATAGGGTTGATTGCAATAATACTATGTCAACATCCCACACCTATGACCATACAGATGAAAGTACTAAATCGATGGATCTTGCTTATAACAAAGGGAATGGCAACATCATGTCTATGGGTGAAACGTATGACAGGGAGAGTAACATTTTCATTTCAATGGGACAACCCTATAATAAGGGAGATGACAGCATGTCAGCATACAAAGAGAATAACAATGCCATGGCAATACACCACACCTTTAGTAACGATGACAATCATCTTATATCTATGGGTCAATCCTATAAGCCAGATGAAAATACAATATCAATGGGGCATCTCTTCAATAAAGGGAATGATAGCACTGCTTTAATGGGTCAAATCTACAACAAAGGTGATAACAACAATTTTTCAATTGTTCAGGGTTATAATAAAGGAGAGAGCACTATAATATCCTTTGGTGgctatgatgatgatgatgcaaACCCCTCTGGGAGGCTCATATCCACTTATGACATGTTGATGGCTCAATCTTCTCTTCAAAGTTCAGAAGTAATAAATGAGAACGAAGTCATCACCTCAAATGTGGATGCACTTCTATCTGCTACGCATACAACTGCCTCTGGAATTGAAAATGCTAAGAAGAAAGAGGACTTAAAAACGTGTAAGAAGGTTCCTTCTAACAACTTCCCTTCAAATGTCAGAAGTTTGCTATCCACTGGTATGCTGGATGGGGTTCCTGTAAAGTATATAGCATGGTCACGGGag AAGGAGCTCCGTGGTGTTATAAAAGGTTCTGGATATTTATGTGGCTGTCAGACATGCAATTTCTCTAAG gTAATTAATGCTTATGAATTTGAGCGACATGCGGATTGCAAAACAAAGCACCCCAATAATCAcatatattttgagaatgggAAGACTGTTTATGGCATTGTCCAAGAGCTAAGAAGCATACCTCAGAATATGCTGTTTGAAGTTATTCAGACGATTACTGGATCACCTATTAACCAGAAGTCCTTTCGTCTTTGGAAAG AATCATTTCTAGCTGCAACACGTGAACTTCAACGCATTTATGGTAAAGATGAAGGAAAACCATTATAA
- the LOC8262017 gene encoding WAT1-related protein At2g37460: MKDKINSFFKRMKPFIAVVFMQVGLAGMDILSKAALNQGMSNYVLVVYRHAVATIVIAPFALLLDKKVRPKMTRSIFIKIILLGLLEPVIDQNLYFLGMKYTTATFAAAIINILPAITFVMAWMVRLEKVNIKSLHSQAKIAGTIATVGGAMVMTMVKGAPVNLFGTKGNSHHEQGTSAINLHDSIKGALMITVGCFSWACFMILQAITLKTYPAELSLTAWICLLGTIEGSIVAMVMERGNNSVWALHWDTKLIAAVYSGVVCSGFAYYIQGVIMKDRGPVFVTAFGPLCMVIVAVMSSIILAEQMFLGRVIGAAIIVGGLYLVIWGKSKDHKSPPPTVDDQIIPTKQTTNERSHEKENSDQEASQPIHRVEIP; this comes from the exons ATGAAGGACAAAATAAACAGCTTCTTTAAGAGGATGAAGCCATTCATTGCAGTGGTGTTCATGCAAGTTGGGCTTGCAGGAATGGATATTCTGTCCAAAGCTGCACTTAATCAAGGGATGAGCAATTATGTCCTTGTGGTGTATCGCCATGCCGTTGCCACCATTGTCATTGCACCTTTTGCACTTCTTTTAGACAA GAAAGTGAGGCCAAAAATGACTCGCTCAATCTTCATTAAGATAATTCTGCTCGGCTTGCTTGA GCCAGTTATTGACCAAAACTTGTACTTTCTAGGGATGAAGTATACAACAGCAACTTTTGCAGCTGCCATAATCAATATTCTTCCTGCTATTACCTTCGTAATGGCATGGATGGTTAG GCTTGAGAAGGTGAATATAAAATCTCTCCATAGCCAAGCTAAGATAGCTGGAACAATAGCAACAGTTGGAGGAGCCATGGTTATGACAATGGTGAAAGGCGCACCAGTGAATTTGTTCGGGACAAAAGGAAACAGTCACCATGAACAGGGAACATCTGCCATAAATCTCCACGACTCAATCAAGGGTGCCCTGATGATTACAGTTGGCTGCTTCAGTTGGGCTTGTTTCATGATCCTCCAA GCAATCACATTGAAAACATACCCAGCTGAGCTCTCTCTTACGGCTTGGATTTGCCTCTTGGGTACAATTGAGGGCAGCATAGTGGCTATGGTCATGGAAAGAGGAAATAATAGCGTTTGGGCTCTGCACTGGGACACTAAATTAATAGCAGCCGTCTACAGT GGTGTTGTCTGCTCTGGTTTTGCTTATTACATTCAAGGAGTGATAATGAAGGACAGAGGCCCTGTTTTCGTGACTGCCTTTGGTCCTCTATGCATGGTTATAGTCGCTGTCATGAGTTCCATTATTTTAGCAGAGCAAATGTTCTTGGGAAG GGTAATTGGTGCTGCTATCATAGTTGGAGGCCTGTATCTTGTTATTTGGGGTAAAAGCAAGGACCACAAATCCCCACCTCCAACTGTTGACGACCAAATAATACCAACTAAACAGACAACAAATGAAAGGAgccatgaaaaagaaaactctgATCAAGAAGCTTCACAGCCTATCCATCGGGTAGAGATACCATAA